The following are encoded together in the bacterium genome:
- a CDS encoding flagellar motor protein MotB, whose amino-acid sequence MGKKKQHAEHDGSERWLLTYSDLITLLLGLFVILYASSQVDAKKFQAVMAAFGSVFEGGGAGLLPGANGALETPIQKGPGQGEGQGGGMDEAVKQQVRDAIREAVQAGQINLSETTAGLTVHVTEKLLFDPGADSLRPEAVPVLESLGKTLAGMKNEIRIEGHTDDRPISTPAFPTNWHLSTARALNVAVYLLDHSAIDPKRVAVVGYGEYRPIAPNDNESDRAINRRVDIVVVK is encoded by the coding sequence ATGGGCAAGAAGAAGCAGCACGCGGAGCACGATGGTTCGGAGCGCTGGCTGCTGACCTACTCCGACTTGATCACCCTGCTGCTCGGCCTGTTCGTCATCCTCTACGCCTCCTCGCAGGTGGACGCGAAGAAGTTCCAGGCGGTGATGGCCGCCTTCGGCTCGGTCTTCGAGGGGGGCGGCGCGGGGCTGCTGCCCGGCGCCAACGGCGCGCTCGAGACGCCGATCCAGAAGGGCCCCGGCCAAGGGGAGGGGCAGGGCGGCGGGATGGACGAGGCGGTCAAGCAGCAGGTCCGCGACGCGATCCGCGAGGCGGTGCAGGCGGGGCAGATCAACCTCTCCGAGACCACCGCCGGGCTCACGGTCCACGTGACGGAGAAGCTGCTCTTCGACCCCGGCGCCGACTCGCTGCGCCCGGAGGCGGTGCCGGTCCTCGAGTCGCTCGGCAAGACGCTGGCCGGGATGAAGAACGAGATCCGGATCGAGGGGCACACCGACGACCGCCCGATCAGCACGCCGGCGTTTCCGACGAACTGGCATCTCTCGACCGCCCGCGCGCTCAACGTCGCGGTCTACCTGCTCGACCACTCGGCGATCGACCCGAAGCGCGTCGCCGTCGTCGGCTACGGCGAGTACCGCCCGATCGCGCCGAACGACAACGAGTCGGACCGCGCGATCAATCGCCGGGTGGACATCGTCGTCGTAAAGTAG
- a CDS encoding DMT family transporter: MPRRPASAYLFAAVPVLFWGTSFATVKLCLDEISPAGLVAVRAVLALAALLPAAFLLRGAGGVAVRGDAAAGGDVASGGDVAARGEAAARGEAAARGDAASRGDARRGDRRRCAFLGLVGVPLQLGLQTYALRLTTANHCGWIVALSPVATACLAALLLRERFPWPKTLGVALGFAGATAVMLGGGRASLALPATRGDLLVLVSAFNWSVYTLVARRLMAGRASLPLTLRIFAWGAAGAVAFYLAVGDPRELLAVPPRVWALLAYLGIGCSGIAYLCWSLALERLEAARLASFQNVQPLVTLASAALVLGESPGAAALLGGAFVIVGVTLVQRAKPAPRAAEA; encoded by the coding sequence GTGCCGCGCCGCCCCGCTTCCGCCTACCTTTTCGCCGCCGTGCCGGTCCTCTTCTGGGGGACGTCGTTCGCCACGGTCAAGCTCTGCCTCGACGAGATTTCGCCGGCCGGCCTCGTCGCGGTGCGCGCGGTCCTCGCGCTCGCCGCGCTGCTGCCGGCGGCGTTCCTGCTCCGCGGCGCCGGCGGCGTTGCGGTTCGCGGCGACGCTGCCGCCGGCGGCGACGTTGCGTCCGGCGGCGACGTTGCGGCCCGCGGCGAAGCTGCGGCACGCGGCGAAGCTGCGGCACGCGGCGACGCCGCTTCCCGCGGCGACGCGCGGCGCGGCGACCGCCGGCGGTGCGCCTTCCTCGGCCTCGTCGGCGTGCCGTTGCAGCTCGGCCTGCAGACCTACGCGCTGCGCCTGACGACCGCCAACCATTGCGGCTGGATCGTCGCCCTCTCGCCGGTCGCGACGGCGTGCCTCGCCGCGCTCTTGCTGCGCGAGCGGTTCCCGTGGCCGAAGACGCTCGGCGTGGCGCTCGGCTTCGCCGGCGCGACGGCGGTGATGCTCGGCGGCGGCCGGGCCTCGCTCGCGCTCCCCGCGACGCGCGGCGACCTGCTCGTCCTCGTTTCGGCCTTCAACTGGTCGGTCTACACGCTCGTCGCGCGCCGCCTGATGGCCGGCCGCGCCAGCCTGCCGCTGACGCTGCGGATCTTCGCCTGGGGCGCGGCCGGCGCCGTGGCGTTCTATCTCGCGGTGGGCGACCCGCGCGAGCTGCTCGCCGTGCCGCCGCGCGTCTGGGCGCTGCTCGCCTACCTCGGGATCGGCTGCTCGGGAATCGCCTACCTCTGCTGGTCGCTGGCCCTCGAGCGCCTCGAGGCGGCGCGCCTCGCCTCGTTCCAGAACGTGCAGCCGCTCGTCACGCTGGCCAGCGCGGCGCTCGTCCTCGGCGAGTCCCCCGGCGCGGCCGCCCTCCTCGGCGGCGCCTTCGTCATCGTCGGCGTGACCCTCGTGCAGCGCGCGAAGCCGGCGCCGCGCGCGGCCGAGGC